The genomic segment TTATCCGTGGGTTGCGAAAAATGACAATGCGGTGCACGCTAGCGCTGGCCGTAATGCTGGCAATGGCCGTAGGACGAATAAGAGCAAATCAGCACGATAAAATGCGGAGCCTAGTGAAGGCAGCGTAGAGTTGCTGGTCTAATCGAATCAAAAACCTAGCATCAGCGCCAAGGGATGACTACGCCCTTATACAGGCCCAGATGTCATATTATGGATGTCTAGTGGCTAGCATGCCCGAAAAACCACGGCGTTGCCCCTGTTCCCTTTGTTGAACACAGCGGTTGGTTGAGAAAAAAGCTAGCAACGCAAAACGCTTTGAACAGGATTTACTTGCGCTTGAGCATGCTTTTAAGACGCTGCAAAAAGAAGGAAAACTTGACCCAGATTTCCCACGGCTTGTCATCATTGCCTCAAAATACTATAGATTGGATAACAGGTTTGGAACAGCCCCGGCAGAGCTTTCTTTCACTAATTCCGCAACTTTTGTTTCCAATCTCCCGGACTCGCCTCATTTTGCACCAAAGGAATTGGGTCCGGCTTATGTGATCAGGATAAGCACAGGACTTTTAAATTACCGGGATTTAGCTGCAATGCTGCCTCTTTTAGGCGGGTTGAATGACAGGAATCCAAAAATAACGATTAATAGTGAAGAGGAACTGGCTGTGTGGAAAAGACAGCCTGACTTTGAAAGGTTAACAAGTTTAATTAATGTTCCCGAAGAATTTGGTGCTGTTGCAGGCGGGTTGAGAATAGCCGCGTTGTGGAAAGCAGAAACAACGTTTTATTCGCTGACAGATGAGGAGGGCAACAAAATTCTTGACCTTTTTCCCGCAAATATCTACATGGGTAGGCCGGCATGGGTGCCCGTTGAACGTCCCGAACTCCACGACCGAGTTTTAGCATATGCGACTGATGAGCAAGTAATTATCCATGACATTGCTGGAGGCAATCGCTATCACCTAAACCTTGATTTTACTTTTAATAACCCCGAAATTCAGGGAGTATTTGATGCAATGCGAATGCGCGATGGTATACAAGTGAATTTTGCCGTAGATGCTGTGAGAAATAAGGTATATGTTTTGCCTTTTGGCACAATGGAATGGATGCCCGTTGTCTATGCGCTGGATTTGGATACAGGCGAATGGACAAGAGAATTGGAGGGCGATCTTCTCACTTATGAGGCGCGGGAAAACATCTACAATAACAGCTGGATTAGTTTTGTTTCCGCAGCGCCGGATAGAAAAACCGTCGGAAATGTTGACATTTTGACGGAAGAATGGACTGCAGGACAAAACTTCCCTCATAGGAAAAATGTTGTTGTCTGGCCATGGCTCGGCTTATTGATTATTTCCGGAGCAATGCTGATCTATTTTATAAACAAGCTAAGGAAAGTGCGGGCTTCGTCAAGCTCTACTTTGAGCGATTGACTGCAATTGACTATCCCGACACATATGCGTACACTATAGGTAGCACAATTGTGAGGTGGTCAAAGTGAAGCTTGTCTCTGTCCGTGAACTAAGGCAACACCTATCCGAAATCTGGGGTCTCCTGCGGGAAGAAGGGGATCTAGTCGTCACTTCCAATGGCACCCCTATTGCCTTACTCTCGGATATCAGTGGAGGCAATCTAGAGGAGTACTTGCGTCATATCCGCCGGATTCGTGCAACACTGGCGGTCAACTCCATGCAAACACGCTCGCACAAACTAGGCTTAGACCGCATGCCTGATGAAGAGATCGACGCCGAAGTAGAAGAGACTAGGCGGAATCGCCCGCGATGAACATTGTGCTTGATACCAACGTATTGGTGTCTGGGCTGCTCAAAGCATACAGCGACGCGGGCTCGATTGTAGGACTGGCAGTATCCGGTTCCCTGGCCGTTGTTTATGACTCCCGTATCTTAGCGGAGTATCGCGACGTGCTGAATCGACCGAAGTTCAGGTTTGAGCAGTTTGAGATTGAGGCGATCTTAGCTCAGATTGAAGCCGAAGGCATCCTAGTTATGCCTCAGCCCCTGCATTCAAAACTGCCTGACAGGCATGACGAGCCATTCTTGGAGGCAGCCCTTGCCGTCAATGATGCGGTCCTTATAACAGGCAATAAAAAAGACTTCCCGCTCCCTTCCGGAAGCGGGCTCTTAGTTCTCAACGCGGCCGAGTTTATTGCTCACTGGCGATCAAAAATCGACTGCAGTTCCGACAGCAAATAGTCTTTATTCTCTTGCTTCGCAATCGTCTCCGCAGCCGCAAGTGCCTCTTTAAGATGCACTTGCTTTTGCGTCTCATCACCTAACACTTGATAAGCCCTGGCCATGGCTTCATGCGCAAAAGCAAGATCGAAATCGCCGATGTTTTCGGACTCACACATGCTAAGGCAGTGTCTGGCATGATACAGTGCGCTTTCACCCATGCCTGCAAGCGCGTACGCTCGTGCTATCTGCCATTCACCCCTAAGGAAGTGTAGCGGCGTCCCCACTTCACCCCAGTGAAAGCGAGAAGCATGTGCCATGTGAATCATCTTAAGTGTATCGAGAGGGGTGCGGACGGTTTTGTCGATGTAGTTCCATGTTTCATTGAAGCACTGTACCGCTAAAAGCCACCGATGCTAATCTTTCATTACAGATTGGCATCACTGCGCCTATATTTGCTTGGCAGGGGGAGGTAATTTCGCTACACTAAGGAGGTTGAGACAGGCTAGCAAGGAGGGAGAAGAGACATGGGTGCGTTACTTGAATACATCGCGCGGATAAAAGCGTTCAGTCGCAACGCTAGGCTCTTTCTCTTGGCGGGACTGCTAGGGTCTCTTTACCAACAGGTGTACGGCGTATTGGGGAACTTGTTTTTGCTTGAGGCGGGGCTAAGCGCAGATTTCCTTGGGGTAATGCTAGCTGTGTCATCGTTAAGTAATGCCGTGTTTGCATTACCGGCAGGCATGTTAAGCGACCGCTTCGGCCGCAAGCGCCTGGTAGTAGCGGGAGCCCTGCTCGGGTTTGTTGGCCAGCTAATGCTCATAGCCAGGCCAAGTCCTAGTTTTGTTATCCTCTCGGCCTTAGTAGGAGGAGCGGGTGGCGCAGTGCTCATGGTCTCAACGTCGCCCT from the Selenomonadales bacterium genome contains:
- a CDS encoding type II toxin-antitoxin system Phd/YefM family antitoxin, translated to MKLVSVRELRQHLSEIWGLLREEGDLVVTSNGTPIALLSDISGGNLEEYLRHIRRIRATLAVNSMQTRSHKLGLDRMPDEEIDAEVEETRRNRPR
- a CDS encoding putative toxin-antitoxin system toxin component, PIN family → MNIVLDTNVLVSGLLKAYSDAGSIVGLAVSGSLAVVYDSRILAEYRDVLNRPKFRFEQFEIEAILAQIEAEGILVMPQPLHSKLPDRHDEPFLEAALAVNDAVLITGNKKDFPLPSGSGLLVLNAAEFIAHWRSKIDCSSDSK